CCTGATCCCATTGAGATAATGATTTGCTTGTATGGACTATCGGTACAATCCCCTGCAGCGTATACTCCAGGAATACTTGTAAGGCCACGTTTATCAACAACGATTTCGCCGATGCGTGTACGTTCAATTGTGTCTCCTAACCAATCTGTATTAGGAACAAGACCGATTTGAACAAATACACCCTGCAGTTCAGTGTGATGTTCTTCTCCTGTCTCACGATCAACATAAGAAATACCGTTTACTTTGTCAGTTCCAGTGATTTCTTTCGTTTGAACGTTTTTATGGACGGTTACGTTAGGAAGACTGTAAAGACGCTCTTGAAGGACGGCATCAGCTTTCAATTCTGGCATGAACTCAAGCACTGTTACATGTTTCACAATACCAGCAAGATCAATGGCTGCCTCAATTCCGGAATTTCCGCCGCCAATCACCGCAACGTCCTTGCCTTCAAACAAAGGCCCATCACAATGAGGGCAATAGGCAACGCCTTTGTTTTTGAATTCAGCTTCACCTGGAACGCCTACATTACGCCAGCGTGCCCCGGTTGATAGGATAACGGTTTTGCTCTTGAGAACAGCGCCGTTTTCCAGTTCCACTTCGATAAGGTCTTTCTTCTCTAAACGCTTGGCACGCTGTAAGTTCATGACATCGATGTCATACTCTTTGACATGCTCTTCTAGACTTGCAGCAAGCTTAGGACCTTCAGTATAGGTCATACTGATGAAATTCTCAATCGCCATGGTATCCATTATCTGACCGCCGAATCGTTCAGCGACAATACCTGTGCGGATGCCTTTACGTGCTGCATAGATGGCTGCACTTGCACCAGCTGGTCCACCACCAACAACAAGCACATCAAATGGCTCTTTATCAGAAAGCTCTGAGGCATCCTGGCCGCTTCCCATCTTGGCGAGGATTTCTTCAAGTGTCATTCGGCCGCTGCCAAAGGCTTCACCATTTAGGTAAACAGTTGGTACAGCTAGGATATCTTTACTTTCTACTTCTTTTTTAAATGCTGCACCATCAATCATCGTATGTGTAATATTAGGGTTGAGAATAGTCATTAAATTCAGCGCTTGCACAACATCAGGACAATTGTGGCAGGTTAAGCTAATGTAGGATTCAAAGTGATAATCACCTTTTATGCTTTTCACTTGATCGATTGTCTGCTGATCAACCTTTGGTGCTCTTCCACTAACCTGTAAAAGAGCCAATACTAAAGATGTAAATTCATGCCCAAGAGGGATACCAGCGAAGGTAACTCCTGTATCTTCGCCGATCCGATTGACATTAAAGCTCGGAGTTCTTGGCAATGTCGTGTTCTCCACTTTTATGTGGGAGGACATTGTAGCTAATTCATCGATTAGAGCCAGCATGTCACGAGAAACCTCATCAGACCCAGCACTAACCTTTATAAGCACATCGCCCTCCATTAATTGAAGATATTGGGCTAGTTGTGCTTTTATATCAGCATCTAATATCATGTTGGATTGTCCCCTTAAATCTTTCCTACAAGATCAAGGCTAGGCTTAAGAGTTGCAGATCCTTCTTCCCATTTTGCTGGGCAAACTTCACCTGGATTGTTGCGAACATATTGTGCAGCCTTAATCTTGTTTACGACTGTGCTAGCATCACGGCCGATGCCGCCAGCGTTGATTTCAACCGTTTGAATAACACCATCTGGATCGATGATGAAAGTACCACGATCAGCAAGACCCTCATCTTCGTTTAGTACATCAAAGATGCGAGAGATTTTTTGAGATGGGTCACCGACCATAATATATTCAATTTTGCTAATAGCTTCTGAATGATCATGCCATGCTTTATGTGTAAAATGAGTATCTGTAGAAACAGAATATACTTCAACCCCAAGTTCCTTTAAGGTTGCGTATTGGTTTTGCAAATCTTCAAGCTCAGTTGGACATACGAAGGTAAAATCTGCAGGGTAGAAGCAAACTACACTCCATTTACCTTTAAAGTTTTGTTCAGAAACATCGATAAACTCACCGTTATGAAATGCTTTTGCTGAGAATGATTGTACTTCTTTTCCAATTAGTGACATAGTGTATTTTCCTCCTTAGATTGTGTATAAATTGAGTTATAGCTTGCCATGGTAAGTGACCCGCTATTAAATAAATTATAATAATTATAATTCGATATTAATTATTATATAGTACTATGTATTTTGTCAAGGGGTTTTACCTATAATTAGCTTGTTTTGTTTTTAAAGGGTTTATACATTTCTTCAAAAATAATAAATGAATAAGTAGAATCTATGAATAAAAAGCCGGTAGATTACCGACTTTTTCCAACTGAAACTTCACTATTTTATTATTAGGGGAAAGGCATCCGTGAATGCCTATTTTATAACAATCCACTATTTGACTGAATGAAGAATTGGGATTGTTGATAGTTATAAGTGATTTTTGAGAAATTGAATGGTTGTCCATTGGTTAAATGGAAAATGCTCTCTACATAAAACTTTGGATCTCCTTTTTCCAACCCCAAATACTCTGCTTCTTCCGCATTTAGTTTATTTACATGAAGAAATAAATCGGAAAAACCAACCTTTAAGCCTAATCCATCCCGAATATAATGAAAGATTGATTCTGAAACAATTTCTTTATTTAAATAAGTAATGATCGATTTATTATAATAGGATTCTTCAAAGCACAACGTTTGCCCGTTAATATAGCGAACTCGTTTTACATAATAGACTTCGTCATTTGAACCAATGTTTAAATTTTCCGCGGCATCAAGTGTTGGTTGTCTAACATCAAGTTCAATTACTTTTGATGTTAATTGAAAATCCTCAAGATCCTTTTTAAACCCCTGATTTGAAAGGAGGCTAATATAACCTTTGCGTTTATGTCTTCTTACAAAAATTCCACTGCCTCTAACCTGGAATACGACTCCTTTTTCTCCAACAATTCTAATGCTTTCGTAATCGTGCTCTTGCTCACTTCAAATTGTGTCATTAATGCCTCTAAAACGGGTAGCTTAACACCTTGCTGAAGGTCATTCTCTTCTATATACTTTTCAATTTCTGATGCGATTTGTTGGTATTTTAACATTTTCATTCCTCATTAATTATTGACTTTTATATCAAAATTATAGCATAAACCGATTTTTGTTTTTATTGCTAAATAATTATTTTATCCACGTATTGATAAATTATACCGGTACAATTATAATATAACCATAATCTGATGAAAGCGTATTATCATCAGAAAGGGATTTAAAGTTTAGATATTGTAAAACTTATTAAGGGTATTACCTTAAATCAAAAATAGTAACAGTCGTGAAATAAGGAGGAAATGAAAATGGCAAAATTACCAAAGGATTTTTTATGGGGCGGTGCCTTAGCTGCTCACCAATTTGAAGGTGGTTGGAATCAAGGGGGTAAAGGACCAAGTGTCGTTGATGTCTTAACCGCTGGTGCCCACGGTGTACCTAGAAGACTAACAGAAACAGTCGAAGCAAATGAATTTTATCCGAACCACGAAGCAATTGATTTCTATCATAAATATAAAGAGGATATCGCATTATTTGCGGAAATGGGACTGAAATGTTTACGGACATCGATCGGTTGGAGCAGAATTTTCCCAAATGGAGACGAAGCAGAGCCATGCGAAGAAGGCTTACAATTTTATGATGATGTATTTGATGAATTACTAAAGTATGGAATTGAACCTGTTATTACATTATCTCACTTCGAAATGCCGTTACATTTGGCAAGAGAATATGGCGGTTTTAAAAATAGAAAAGTGGTAGACTTTTTCGCGAAATTTGCTGAAGCTTGCTTCAACAGATATAAAGATAAAGTGAAATACTGGATGACATTTAACGAAATCAATAACCAAATGGATGTTAATAATCCATTATTCTTGTGGACAAATTCTGGTGTTACGATAGAAGAGGGCGAAAATGCGAAAGAAGTTATGTACCAAGCAGGTCATCACGAATTAGTCGCAAGTGCATTAGCTGTAGCAAAAGGAAAAGAAATTAACCCTGAATTCCAAATTGGGGCGATGGTTTCACATGTGCCAATTTATCCGTTTTCATGTAATCCTGAGGACGTAATGCTTGCTGAAGAAGAAATGAGACAGCGCTACTTCTTTGCTGATGTCCATGTTCGCGGTTATTATCCAAGCTACGCGTTAAAGGAATTTGAACGTGAAGGGTACAATATCAAGTTCGAAGAAGGCGATGATGAAATCTTAAGAAACGGTACTGTTGATTATTTAGGCTTCAGCTATTACATGTCTACAACTGTTAAAAGTGATGTTGTAAAGGATAATAGAGGAGATATCGTTAATGGTGCACTACCTAATGGTGTGGAGAATCCGTACATCAAGTCAAGTGACTGGGGCTGGGCGATTGACCCAACTGGGCTGCGCTATACATTAAACCGTTTCTATGATCGCTATCAAATTCCGTTATTTATCGTTGAAAACGGATTTGGCGCAGTGGATACGGTTGAAGAAGACGGTTCTATTCATGACCCAGAAAGAATTCAATATTTAAAATCACATATTGAAGCAGTAGAACAAGCTGTAAATTACGATGGTGTTGATTTAATGGGCTATACGCCATGGGGAATCATTGATATTGTGTCGTTCACAACAGGCGAAATGAAAAAACGCTATGGCATGATCTATGTTGACCGTGATAATGAAGGAAATGGATCAATGAAGCGCTATAAGAAGGATTCTTTTAACTGGTATAAAAACGTAATTGAAACAAATGGTGAAGAATTATAATATAACCCCAAAACATAAGCGGCGAACTCCACATTGGTGATTTATCGCGACTAAAAACAACCTCATTGGGTCCTAAATCAGACCTAATGAGGTTGTTTTTTATTATTCTCTTAAAGCTTTTTCATAGAAATGGCTTTTCTGATTTTTTGTAAAGCAACTTGAGTTTCTTCTTTCCGTGCCTTCATAAAGTTTACAAACAGGGCATCGATAATCGTTAGCTGAGCTAAGCGCGAAGCAAGTGCTTCCGAACGATATTCTGTCTCCTCGGAAACTGTATAAAGCGGAATGTCAACCTGTTGTGATAATGGTGTTTTAGCGAAGCTAGTAATACCGATTGTTTTCGCGCCATTTTCCTTTGCAATTTCAAGAATATCGAGTATATCTTTATTTACTCCAGAATGAGAGATCAAGACAGCTACGTCTCCCTTTTTTAATTGGGAAGCAGCCATTATTTGAAAATGAGTATCTAAATATGCATTTGTTGTAACACCAGTGCGAACAAATTTATGGTACGCGTCTAGGGCAATCGTCCCAGATCCACCACTCCCATAAAAATCAATTCTCTTGGCCTCTTTCATAGCATTTACTGCATTTATCAGCTTGTCCTTGTCTAGAATCCTTAAAGTATCTTCTAAGGTTTTTATATTAAAACGAAAAACTTTCTGAACGACCTCGGCCTCATCATCAGATTCCTCAATCGCATCATAAAAATCATGTATGGTAGGATTTACTATTTCAGATGCAAGCGCAATTTTCATTGCCTGATATCCTTTGAAGCCTAATCTCTTACAAAAGCGAAAGACAGTTGCTTCAGCCACACTTAATTCCTCAGCGATTTGATAAATTGTCCCATGAACAACTTTGTTAGGATCATTGAGAATATAATCTGCAATTAATTTATCTTTCTCACTTAGGTCGTTATAAATAAATTTTATCGTAGATAAACAACTGTTTTGCTCTACCATTTTTAATTCCCCACTTTCTTCCCTTTATTATATAAGAATTGATATTACAAATTGTGTACAAATTGTGTAAACCGTTTCATTGAAAAATGTGAATAAATTGTGTATTGTATTTAAAAAGAAATATTTTTTGATATACTCCGTTTATGAAGAAATATTTTTTCATTGCGAAACTCTATGAAAAATTTTACCTTATAAAGGAGTGTTTCTGTACATTCAAATTTAAAAATCAATGGTCTTAAAAAGTGATCGTCAAGCTTTTCAGTAGCAAGTTTAAAGTATCTTATTATGATGGCAATTTTCAAGTTTACTTATGTAGTGCTCATATGCTGGTTTTACTAAATGACTTAGTTTATGAGTATGGGATGGGAAGTCCAAGCTATTTTTTATGATTTGGAGGAATGACGATGCCGTTAATCATTGTGGCAATTGGAATAATTGCACTTTTACTATTAATCATGGGTCTAAAACTCAATACGTTTATTTCACTCATTATCGTTTCGTTTGGCGTTGCTTTAGCACTGGGGATGCCATTAGAGGAAGTTGTTAAGACCATTGAAGCAGGACTAGGCGGAACGCTCGGACACTTAGCCTTAATCTTTGGACTTGGTGCGATGCTAGGAAAACTAATCGCTGATTCTGGCGGTGCACAACGAATTGCGATGACGCTAGTAAATAAATTCGGCGAGAAAAATATTCAATGGGCGGTTGTGGCTGCTTCATTCATTATTGGAATTGCTCTATTTTTTGAAGTAGGTCTAGTATTGTTGATTCCGATCGTATTTGCGATTTCAAAAGAATTAAAGATTTCAATTTTGTACCTTGGGATTCCGATGACAGCTGCCTTATCTGTCACACACGGCTTCTTACCGCCACACCCAGGACCAACGGTGATCGCTGGGGAGTATGGCGCAAACATTGGCGAAGTTTTACTTTATGGTTTCATTATTGCTGTTCCAACTGTTTTTCTAGCTGGGCCAGTCTTTACGAAGATCGCGAAAAAGCTTGTTCCTGCATCGTTTACCAAGACAGGCAGTATCGCTTCTTTAGGAGATCAAAAAACTTTCAAGCTTGAAGAAACTCCAGGCTTTGGAATCAGTGTTTTTACGGCATTACTTCCTGTTATTTTAATGTCGATTGCCACAATTATTACGTTGCTTCAAAAAACAATTGGGTTTGAAGATAATAGTTTCCTAGCTGTGATTCGATTTATCGGAGATGCGGGTACTTCGATGTTGATCTCCCTAATGGTTGCAGTCTATACCATGGGCTTGGCTAGAAAAATCCCAATCAAAACCGTGATGGAATCTTGTACAACGGCGATTACTCATATTGGGATGATGCTGCTAATCATTGGCGGCGGCGGTGCCTTCAAGCAAGTATTAATTAACGGCGGCGTTGGTGATTATGTCGCTGAATTATTCAAAGGAACGTCTTTATCACCGATCCTACTTGCTTGGATTATTGCAGCAATTCTACGTATTTCATTAGGGTCTGCCACTGTCGCAGCATTAACAACGGCTGGTTTGGTAATCCCAATGCTCGGCCATTCAGATGTTAACCTGGCTTTAGTGGTGCTCGCAACAGGTGCAGGAAGCTTAATTGCTTCACACGTAAATGATGCTGGTTTCTGGATGTTTAAAGAGTACTTTGGTTTATCGATGAAGGAAACCTTTGCGACATGGACCTTGCTTGAGACGATTATTTCTGTAGCTGGATTAGGGTTTATCTTATTACTAAGTTTGTTTGTATAGGTTTTCAGCTTCATCTAGTTAAAAAAAGCGGAATGGGTGGGAATTCTCACCTATTCCAAAACAAATAGGAAAGGGTGTTTGTGAATGTCTGAATCATTATACATGCTAGGAGTTGACATCGGGACAACAAGCACAAAGGCGGTACTATACAAGGAAACTGGAGAAGTTGTTACAACCTATACGGTAGGATATCCTTTGCATAGTCCAATTCCTTCAGTTGCAGAGCAGGACCCTGATCAAATTTTCAAATCAGTGATGACCGTTATTAAGGAAACAGTAAAAGCTGCTGCAATAGATCCAGTAAAGCTATCATTGGTTTCTTTTAGTTCAGCAATGCATAGTGTTATAGCTGTCGATCAAGAAGGAAAGCCCTTAACGAATTCAATCACTTGGGCGGATAGCAGAAGTAAGAAATGGGCTGATTTAATCAATAAGGAAATGAATGGGTTGGAGATCTACCAACGAACGGGTACTCCAATTCATCCAATGTCACCACTACCGAAAGTAATGTGGCTTCGCAACGAACAAAGTGAAATATTTTCGAAAACATATAAGTT
The DNA window shown above is from Bacillus sp. T3 and carries:
- the ahpF gene encoding alkyl hydroperoxide reductase subunit F; this translates as MILDADIKAQLAQYLQLMEGDVLIKVSAGSDEVSRDMLALIDELATMSSHIKVENTTLPRTPSFNVNRIGEDTGVTFAGIPLGHEFTSLVLALLQVSGRAPKVDQQTIDQVKSIKGDYHFESYISLTCHNCPDVVQALNLMTILNPNITHTMIDGAAFKKEVESKDILAVPTVYLNGEAFGSGRMTLEEILAKMGSGQDASELSDKEPFDVLVVGGGPAGASAAIYAARKGIRTGIVAERFGGQIMDTMAIENFISMTYTEGPKLAASLEEHVKEYDIDVMNLQRAKRLEKKDLIEVELENGAVLKSKTVILSTGARWRNVGVPGEAEFKNKGVAYCPHCDGPLFEGKDVAVIGGGNSGIEAAIDLAGIVKHVTVLEFMPELKADAVLQERLYSLPNVTVHKNVQTKEITGTDKVNGISYVDRETGEEHHTELQGVFVQIGLVPNTDWLGDTIERTRIGEIVVDKRGLTSIPGVYAAGDCTDSPYKQIIISMGSGATAALGAFDYLIRN
- the ahpC gene encoding alkyl hydroperoxide reductase subunit C; this translates as MSLIGKEVQSFSAKAFHNGEFIDVSEQNFKGKWSVVCFYPADFTFVCPTELEDLQNQYATLKELGVEVYSVSTDTHFTHKAWHDHSEAISKIEYIMVGDPSQKISRIFDVLNEDEGLADRGTFIIDPDGVIQTVEINAGGIGRDASTVVNKIKAAQYVRNNPGEVCPAKWEEGSATLKPSLDLVGKI
- the bglA gene encoding 6-phospho-beta-glucosidase BglA yields the protein MAKLPKDFLWGGALAAHQFEGGWNQGGKGPSVVDVLTAGAHGVPRRLTETVEANEFYPNHEAIDFYHKYKEDIALFAEMGLKCLRTSIGWSRIFPNGDEAEPCEEGLQFYDDVFDELLKYGIEPVITLSHFEMPLHLAREYGGFKNRKVVDFFAKFAEACFNRYKDKVKYWMTFNEINNQMDVNNPLFLWTNSGVTIEEGENAKEVMYQAGHHELVASALAVAKGKEINPEFQIGAMVSHVPIYPFSCNPEDVMLAEEEMRQRYFFADVHVRGYYPSYALKEFEREGYNIKFEEGDDEILRNGTVDYLGFSYYMSTTVKSDVVKDNRGDIVNGALPNGVENPYIKSSDWGWAIDPTGLRYTLNRFYDRYQIPLFIVENGFGAVDTVEEDGSIHDPERIQYLKSHIEAVEQAVNYDGVDLMGYTPWGIIDIVSFTTGEMKKRYGMIYVDRDNEGNGSMKRYKKDSFNWYKNVIETNGEEL
- a CDS encoding MurR/RpiR family transcriptional regulator, coding for MVEQNSCLSTIKFIYNDLSEKDKLIADYILNDPNKVVHGTIYQIAEELSVAEATVFRFCKRLGFKGYQAMKIALASEIVNPTIHDFYDAIEESDDEAEVVQKVFRFNIKTLEDTLRILDKDKLINAVNAMKEAKRIDFYGSGGSGTIALDAYHKFVRTGVTTNAYLDTHFQIMAASQLKKGDVAVLISHSGVNKDILDILEIAKENGAKTIGITSFAKTPLSQQVDIPLYTVSEETEYRSEALASRLAQLTIIDALFVNFMKARKEETQVALQKIRKAISMKKL
- a CDS encoding GntP family permease, with protein sequence MPLIIVAIGIIALLLLIMGLKLNTFISLIIVSFGVALALGMPLEEVVKTIEAGLGGTLGHLALIFGLGAMLGKLIADSGGAQRIAMTLVNKFGEKNIQWAVVAASFIIGIALFFEVGLVLLIPIVFAISKELKISILYLGIPMTAALSVTHGFLPPHPGPTVIAGEYGANIGEVLLYGFIIAVPTVFLAGPVFTKIAKKLVPASFTKTGSIASLGDQKTFKLEETPGFGISVFTALLPVILMSIATIITLLQKTIGFEDNSFLAVIRFIGDAGTSMLISLMVAVYTMGLARKIPIKTVMESCTTAITHIGMMLLIIGGGGAFKQVLINGGVGDYVAELFKGTSLSPILLAWIIAAILRISLGSATVAALTTAGLVIPMLGHSDVNLALVVLATGAGSLIASHVNDAGFWMFKEYFGLSMKETFATWTLLETIISVAGLGFILLLSLFV